From the genome of Streptomyces sp. NBC_00523:
CTCTTCTGCATGCGCTGGTTCCACTGGACCGTGGCCGAATTCGAGTCGCTTTCCAACCCCGGGAACGGGGAATCGCGAACCCTGGTGCTCGGCAAGGACGGGCGGTACACGCTCGACCGGCCGTTCGAGCGCTGGCGTACTCCTGAGCCCTACGGCATCTCCGGATAGAGTGGAAGCGATGACCGAATCCGCTTCCGACCAGCGCCTCGAACGCACCCTGGCCAGCCTGCGCGGCCTGTCCGTGGGAGACGCCCTCGGCTCCCAGTTCTTCGTGCCCGCCAACTATCCGCTCCTCAAGGACCGCGCCCTGCCGCCCGGCCCCTGGCAGTGGACCGACGACACGGAGATGGCCTCCTCCGTCGTGGCCGTACTCCAGGAGCACGGCCGCGTCGACCAGGACGCCCTGGCCCTGTCCTTCGCGCACCACCACGACTTCGACCGCGGATACGGCCCGGCCGTGAACCGCATGCTGCGCCTCGTCCGCGAGGGCGGCGACTGGCGGGAGCTCGCCTCCTCCCTGTTCAACGGCCAGGGCTCCTGGGGCAACGGCTCCTCGATGCGTATCGCGCCGCTCGGCGCCTGGTACGCGGACGACCCCGAGCAGGCCACGCACCAGGCGGAGATCTCCTCGTACACCACGCACCAGCACCGGGAGGCCGTCGTCGGCGCGATGGCCGTCGCGGCGGCCGCGGCGCTCGTCGCCTCACCGGCCGGGCCGCCCACGCCGGAGGACCTGCTGGACGGCGTCGTCGCGCTCGTCCCGCGCAGCGCCGTGGGCGCCGGACTGCGCCGGGCCCGGGACATGCTCGACTACAAGGACGCGGGCACCGTCGCGGCGGTCCTGGGCAACGGACGCCGTACCAGCGCGCACGACACCGTCCCCTTCGCCCTGTGGTCGGCGGCGCGGAGCCTCGGCGACTTCGAGGGGGCGTTCTGGGTGACGGCCCAGGCCGGCGGCGACGTCGACACGACCTGCGCCATCGTCGGCGGCGTGATCGCGGCAGGCACCGCGGGCGCCCCTCCGGCGCACTGGACGGCCCAGACGGAACCCCTGCCGGACTGGATGCCCCGCTAGCGAGCACGGGGCCGGCGAGCGCGACAGGTGTGGCCGCAGGCCGGACGGGCGCCGCCCCTGGTGCTTTGAGTGTCACGGTCCTGCCACAGCACGTTCCCGCACGGCTGGCGGCCGTGACTCGGGGTTACTCTTTCGGCCACGCCGCCCTCGGTGATCATGACGACGGGTGCGCACCGAATGAGACGCCGGGGGGCCGCGCGCTGCCCAGGCTCGCGTGAGCGGACCCCGGTGGGGAGGGGTCCCGTGTCCGAAACACCACCAGAATCACCCCGGCCCGAGCCCGCGCCGGACGAGCCCGCCTCACCCGGAACCACGCCGGACGAGGGCGTTTCCGAGCAGGTCGGCACCGGGCGGGCCGCGCCCGAAACCGCAGCCGTGGAGGCACGGCGCGAGCAGATACCCGCGCCGGCCGCCGCCCCCCAAGCCGCAGGCAGCGGCGAGGCGGGAGGCGGTACGGCGTCGATGCCCGAACCCCCGAAGATCCCCGCCTACGCGACGCAGCGCCCCGGTGGGCAGGTACGGCAGGGCCCGCCGAGGCAGGGCCCGCCGAGTCCCTGGGGCAAGCCACCGCCCTCGGTGACGACGCGGCTCCGGGCCAAGAAGGCGGAGCCCGTCCACACCGGCACCCTCTGGGCCGCCCTCGCGACGGCCCTGCTCGGCATGACCCTGCTGGGCGACGGCATCGGGCTGAACCTGCTCATCGTGGCGCTGCCCGCCTCGGCCGGCGCGTACATCGCCGCCAGGGCCGCAGGGCGCAGGATCCGCCCCTGGACCGCTGTGTGGGCCATCGGCGGGCTGGCGCTCCTGGTCGTCCCCGCGCTCCGGGACGCCGGCTGGCCCACCTTCCTCGCGATGGTGTCCGCTCTGGCCCTCGGCTCGCTGGCCCTGCACGGCAGCCGGAGCTGGCTCGGGGTGTTCCTCGGTTCCCTGGGCGTGTTCACCTCCGTGTTCGAATCGCTGGGCTGGGGTGTCCGCGGTGTGCGCGAGCGCATGTCGGGGTCCCGGGGCCGGTACGGAGTCGTGTTCAGGTCCGCGGCCGTGGCCGTCGTCCTGGTCATTGTGTTCGGTGCGCTCTTCGCGAGTGCCGACGCCGCCTTCGCGGACCTGCTGAGCGACCTGACCCCGGACGTGTCGGTCGGTGACGGTCCATGGCGGATCTTCCTGGGCCTCCTCGCTCTGGTCGGCGCCCTGGCCGCCGCCTACACAGCCGCCGCCCCGGTCGGCTGGGACAGGGTGATCGTTCGGCCGGGCAAGGCGCGCGGTCGGCTGGAATGGGCTCTCCCGCTGGTCGTCCTGAACCTCCTCTTCGCGGCGTTCCTCACCATCCAGCTCACGGTGCTGCTCGGCGGATACGACAAGGTGATGGCCGAGACCGATCTCAGCTACTCCGAGTACGCCCGCCAGGGCTTCTGGCAGCTGCTCTGGGCCACGGTGCTCACGCTCGGCGTCATCGCGCTGGCCCTTCGCTGGGCCCCGCGCGGCGGTACCCGCGACCGCACCCTCGTCCGCTGTGTGCTCGGCACGCTGTGCTTCCTCACGCTCGTCGTGGTCGCCTCGGCCCTGCGGCGTATGGACCTCTACGTCGACGCGTACGGCCTGACCAGGCTGCGGATCTCCGTGGCCGCCGTGGAGCTCTGGCTCGG
Proteins encoded in this window:
- a CDS encoding ADP-ribosylglycohydrolase family protein, with product MTESASDQRLERTLASLRGLSVGDALGSQFFVPANYPLLKDRALPPGPWQWTDDTEMASSVVAVLQEHGRVDQDALALSFAHHHDFDRGYGPAVNRMLRLVREGGDWRELASSLFNGQGSWGNGSSMRIAPLGAWYADDPEQATHQAEISSYTTHQHREAVVGAMAVAAAAALVASPAGPPTPEDLLDGVVALVPRSAVGAGLRRARDMLDYKDAGTVAAVLGNGRRTSAHDTVPFALWSAARSLGDFEGAFWVTAQAGGDVDTTCAIVGGVIAAGTAGAPPAHWTAQTEPLPDWMPR
- a CDS encoding DUF4153 domain-containing protein; this encodes MSETPPESPRPEPAPDEPASPGTTPDEGVSEQVGTGRAAPETAAVEARREQIPAPAAAPQAAGSGEAGGGTASMPEPPKIPAYATQRPGGQVRQGPPRQGPPSPWGKPPPSVTTRLRAKKAEPVHTGTLWAALATALLGMTLLGDGIGLNLLIVALPASAGAYIAARAAGRRIRPWTAVWAIGGLALLVVPALRDAGWPTFLAMVSALALGSLALHGSRSWLGVFLGSLGVFTSVFESLGWGVRGVRERMSGSRGRYGVVFRSAAVAVVLVIVFGALFASADAAFADLLSDLTPDVSVGDGPWRIFLGLLALVGALAAAYTAAAPVGWDRVIVRPGKARGRLEWALPLVVLNLLFAAFLTIQLTVLLGGYDKVMAETDLSYSEYARQGFWQLLWATVLTLGVIALALRWAPRGGTRDRTLVRCVLGTLCFLTLVVVASALRRMDLYVDAYGLTRLRISVAAVELWLGVILVLIMAAGVFGPRLLPRAVAASAAVGVLVFGLISPDGLIAEQNVQRYRNAHSIDIEYLKGLSADAVPALDTLPEPLRSCALQDIQRTLRGSDEPWYATSWGEARARDILGDWDPGYRALNCRGLSTGDNGDERGVGTDDVYDPYDPY